The genomic stretch TTCTCGTTGACGCCCCAGCCGATGTGCGAGCAGGCGTAGCCGCGCGGGTCGTCGAACTCGTCGAGGTAGTCCTGCAGGAGCTCGGCGTCGTGGCCGCCCCGGATGTCCGTGACGACGCCGTGCTCGATGGTGAGCTCGATCGGCTCGGAGACGTACGTGTTGAACGGGGCGACGAGGATGTCGCCGCGATCGACGACGAGCCGGCCGTCGACGCCGTCGTCGGCGCCCCCGGTGAACGCGAACCCGCCGGGCCAGGAGTCCCAGCGCCCACGCGTCTCGGCGAACCCCCACTCGGGGATGACCGGGTAGGCCCCGAGCTGGTACGTGACGTCGCTGCCCGCCGGGTTGGTCAGCCGCAGCGTCTTGGCCTTCGCCAGCAGCTCAGCGCTGATCTGGACCCGCTCCTTCTGCTCCCTGGTGGGGAACATCCGCGCGAGCAGGTCGACCGGCTCGATGACCATCAGCATCCGGGTGCCGCTGGCCTGGATGGCGATCTGCTCCTTCGACCACAGCAGGAACACGAGGTCGATGACGAGATCGGCCTCCTGGAGCGCCCGCAGCGCCGCCGGGTTCCGAGCCAACGGGTTGACCCCCACCGACGTGATCCCGCTCGAGCCCAGGGTCGTGCCGATCTCGCTGAGGCGCAGGTTGTACGCGTAGGCACCCAGATCGCGAGCGGCCGTCAGGAACGCGTCGGCGTAGTCGAGGCGGTCGTCGCCCTGCGAGAGCACCACCACCGTCTCGCCCTCCGTCGCGGCGCACAGCTCGAGCTCGCGCTTGCACAGCGCGGCAAAGTCAGCCCAACGGATCATCGAATCTCCTTGCTTGCTCGTGGGTCCCACTCGACCAGCAGCGACTTCATTGCCACCACCGTCATCACCGCGTCGTAGACGAACTCCTGGTCGGGGACGACGCGGATGTCCGGGATGCGCTCGAACAGCACGTTGAGCCCGACCCGCGCCTCCAATCGGGCCAGGGGCGCGCCCATGCACATGTGCCGGCCGCGCCCGAACGACAGGTGCTTGTCGGCGTCGGGCCGCGCGATGTCGAAGCGATCGGGCTCCTCGAACAGCGCCTCGTCGCGGCCCCCCGAGATGTAGACCAGCCACACCAGCGAACCCTTCGGGATGACGGTGCCGGCGATCTGCACGTCGCGGGTGGTGATCCGGAACAGGCCGGGCGACGTACCCCGCATCCGCAGGCCCTCCTCGACCGCGTTGGCCATCAGCGTGGGGTCGCGCCTGACGGCGGCGAACTGCTCGGGGTGGGCGTCGAAGAACCGCACCATGAACCCCATCAGGTTCGCCGTCGTGTCGTTGCCGGCGGCGACGAGCTCCATGATGTGGGTGCTGATGCGCTCGGGGCTGATCGCCGGGCGCCCCTCGTCGTCGGTGACCTGGACCAGCGCGGAGGTGAGGTCGTCGCGCGGTTCGGCGATGCGATCCTCCACGAACTTCGTGTAGTACTCGTAGGCCTCAGCCATGTGCGTCCACCGGCGCCGCCGCTCCTCCTCGGCCATGGGCTTCGCCGTCGTCGCGTCCGGATCGTCGGCATCGACCGGGCCCATGAGGCTGAACATGTCCTCGGTCCACTGGCG from Capillimicrobium parvum encodes the following:
- a CDS encoding cytochrome P450 — protein: MSADISAFPTLDGFDPLSPEFLADPYPMLARARREAPVFFYEPMSLWVITRHEDLVTAVNDFETFSSRATGVVPPPADLAHRVPRNLMEHAFIAIDPPKHTVVRKNANKAFTRGRIAALEADIEEIAHGLLDGVVGRGACDLMRDYCYPLSLEVIIRLLGMPPQDAPRFRQWTEDMFSLMGPVDADDPDATTAKPMAEEERRRRWTHMAEAYEYYTKFVEDRIAEPRDDLTSALVQVTDDEGRPAISPERISTHIMELVAAGNDTTANLMGFMVRFFDAHPEQFAAVRRDPTLMANAVEEGLRMRGTSPGLFRITTRDVQIAGTVIPKGSLVWLVYISGGRDEALFEEPDRFDIARPDADKHLSFGRGRHMCMGAPLARLEARVGLNVLFERIPDIRVVPDQEFVYDAVMTVVAMKSLLVEWDPRASKEIR
- a CDS encoding M29 family metallopeptidase: MIRWADFAALCKRELELCAATEGETVVVLSQGDDRLDYADAFLTAARDLGAYAYNLRLSEIGTTLGSSGITSVGVNPLARNPAALRALQEADLVIDLVFLLWSKEQIAIQASGTRMLMVIEPVDLLARMFPTREQKERVQISAELLAKAKTLRLTNPAGSDVTYQLGAYPVIPEWGFAETRGRWDSWPGGFAFTGGADDGVDGRLVVDRGDILVAPFNTYVSEPIELTIEHGVVTDIRGGHDAELLQDYLDEFDDPRGYACSHIGWGVNENARWSHRASRTEGFGQEARAFYGNVMFALGPNQELGGSNDTPAHIDIPMRGCSVYLDDEPVIVDGRFTIPELQVSTVRATRSVRSR